One Melospiza melodia melodia isolate bMelMel2 chromosome 1, bMelMel2.pri, whole genome shotgun sequence genomic window carries:
- the TRIL gene encoding TLR4 interactor with leucine rich repeats, translating into MGAPRRVRLMLLPRVLWGSVPLILQLLLLLPAAEPICPEPCDCQQHQHLLCTNRGLRSVPKTAEPQDILTYSLGGNFIANISAFDFHRLAGLQRLDLQYNRIRSLHPKAFERLERLEELYLGNNLLPALAPGTLSTLAKLRILYVNANEIGRLSAASFSGLDSLVKLRLDGNELGSLGDSTFSGLPNLLYLHLESNRIRWLSRGAFTGLAKLRFLDLSGNQQSSLRHPDIFGPLRSLHTLLLASNSLRQLTGGLFQHLPGLAKLSLSGNRLSHLAPDAFRGLGSLKELRLEGNLLSHLPATLLEPLDSLEALDLSRNALTALHPAAFGRLGRLRELSLRDNALATLPGELFASSLALYRLELEGNAWSCDCRLRGLKRWLATWHSQGRLLTVFVQCHLPPALAGKYLDYLQDAQLSLPQDGGPCPDGASPSPPSPEGLGSNNSAAGLPPGPPPPAASTARLTLGVPIAASPTPAPLPSAAAWPRRAGASGIPPLVSDPCDFNKMFLHNLSVEAVGSSWVTVRWAVRPHRSPRLLGPARFRLLFDRFGAAVKFQRFVYLPERGEPAATLRELRPDTPYLVCVEGVLGGRVCPVAPRDHCAGLVTLPEGGTAAAAAGGPRGPDQQLLTLVLLAVNALLLLAALAAWAARLLRKKVLGRRRRKAAPVHVRQLYSTRRPLRSMGTGVSADFSGFQSHRPPRGAAACALSEADLIEFPCERFLDSGGGRHGDEHLLQRFAD; encoded by the coding sequence ATGGGGGCGCCGCGCCGGGTCCGCCTGATGCTGCTGCCGCGGGTGCTCTGGGGCTCCGTCCCCCTcatcctccagctgctgctgctgctgcccgccgCCGAGCCCATCTGCCCCGAGCCATGCgactgccagcagcaccagcacctcctCTGCACCAACCGGGGCCTGCGCTCCGTGCCCAAGACTGCCGAGCCGCAGGATATCCTCACCTACAGCCTCGGGGGCAACTTCATCGCCAACATCTCCGCCTTCGACTTCCACCGCCTGGCAGGGCTCCAGCGCCTGGACCTGCAGTACAACCGGATCCGCTCGCTGCACCCCAAGGCCTTTGAGCGCCTGGAGCGGCTGGAGGAGCTTTATTTGGGAAACAACCTGCTGCCAGCGCTGGCCCCTGGCACGCTCAGCACCCTGGCCAAGCTGCGTATCCTCTACGTGAACGCCAACGAGATCGGCCGTCTCAGCGCTGCCTCCTTCTCTGGCCTCGACAGCCTTGTCAAACTGCGGCTGGACGGCAACGAGCTGGGCTCGCTGGGCGATTCCACTTTCTCAGGGCTGCCAAACTTACTCTATCTGCACCTGGAGTCCAACCGCATCCGCTGGCTGAGTCGCGGTGCCTTCACTGGCCTGGCCAAGTTGCGCTTCCTCGACCTCTCAGGGAACCAGCAGAGCTCCCTTCGCCACCCAGACATCTTTGGGCCGCTGCGCTCCCTTCACACCCTGCTGCTGGCCAGCAACAGCCTGCGGCAGTTGACAGGGGGGCTCTTCCAGCACCTGCCCGGCCTGGCAAAGCTCTCACTCAGCGGCAACCGACTGTCTCACCTGGCCCCGGATGCTTTCAGGGGGCTGGGCTCACTGAAGGAGCTGCGCCTGGAGGGGAACCTGCTGAGCCACCTACCTGCCACCCTACTGGAGCCGCTGGACAGCCTGGAGGCACTGGATCTGAGCCGCAATGCACTGACCGCCCTGCACCCGGCCGCCTTCGGCCGCCTCGGCCGCTTGCGGGAGCTCAGCCTGCGGGACAACGCACTGGCCACGCTCCCCGGGGAGCTCTTCGCCTCCAGCCTGGCCCTCTACCGCCTGGAGCTGGAGGGGAATGCCTGGAGCTGCGACTGCCGCCTCCGCGGCCTCAAGCGCTGGCTGGCGACCTGGCACTCCCAGGGCCGCCTGCTCACCGTCTTCGTGCAGTGCCACCTGCCACCCGCCCTGGCCGGCAAGTACCTCGACTACCTGCAGGATGCCCAGCTGTCGCTGCCGCAGGACGGCGGCCCCTGCCCCGATGGTGCCTCTCCCTCCCCGCCATCCCCCGAGGGACTTGGCAGCAACAACAGCGCAGCGGGGCTGCCCCCAGGGCCACCACCGCCGGCCGCCTCCACCGCCCGCCTGACGCTGGGGGTGCCCATAGCCGCCAGCCCCACGCCGGCACCGCTGCCCAGTGCGGCGGCGTGGCCCCGACGGGCCGGTGCCTCCGGGATCCCACCGCTGGTGTCCGACCCGTGCGACTTCAACAAGATGTTCCTGCACAACCTGTCGGTGGAGGCGGTGGGCTCCAGCTGGGTGACGGTGCGCTGGGCCGTGCGGCCTCACCGCAGCCCCCGCCTGCTGGGGCCGGCGCGATTCCGCCTCCTCTTCGACCGCTTCGGCGCCGCCGTCAAGTTCCAGCGCTTCGTGTACCTGCCGGAGCGCGGGGAGCCGGCGGCCACGCTGCGGGAGCTCCGCCCGGACACGCCCTACCTCGTGTGCGTCGAGGGCGTCCTGGGCGGCCGCGTGTGCCCGGTGGCGCCGCGGGACCACTGCGCCGGCCTGGTCACCCTGCCCGAGGGCGgcaccgcggcggcggcggcgggcgggccccGCGGCCCCGACCAGCAGCTGCTCACGCTGGTGCTGCTGGCGGTGAACGCGCTACTGCTGCTGGCGGCTCTGGCCGCCTGGGCCGCCCGCCTGCTGCGCAAGAAGGTGCTGGGCCGTCGGCGTCGGAAGGCGGCCCCGGTCCACGTGCGGCAGCTCTACTCCACACGCCGCCCGCTCCGCTCCATGGGCACCGGAGTGTCCGCCGACTTCTCGGGCTTCCAGTCCCACCGGCCgccccgcggcgccgccgccTGCGCCCTCAGCGAGGCCGACCTCATCGAGTTCCCCTGCGAGCGCTTCCTGGACAGCGGCGGCGGCCGGCACGGCGATGAGCACCTGCTGCAGCGCTTCGCCGACTGA